The following is a genomic window from Paenibacillus thiaminolyticus.
AGGAGATTCCGTTCACCTTGTCTGTACCGGTAATTTCTTGTGTCTGCACGTTCTTCAGCACGGTAACATTAGGCAGACTGTACAGGCGATCTTGCAGCACGGCATCCGCTTTGAGCTCTGGCGCGAACTCAAGCACGGTTACATGTCTCACAATACCTGCGAGATCAATCGCCGCTTCAATCCCTGAGTTACCGCCGCCAATAACCGCGACATCTTTGCCTGTGAACAAAGGACCGTCACAATGCGGGCAGTAAGCTACCCCTTTGTTCTTGAACTCCGCTTCCCCAGGCACGCCGACATTCCGCCAACGAGCGCCTGTCGATACGATGACCGTCTTGCTCTTCAGAACAGCACCGTTTTCGAGTTCAATCTCGATAAGATCCTTTTTCTCCAACCGCTTGGCACGCTGCAGCTTCATCACATCGATATCGTACTCTTTCACTTGCTGCTCAATATTCGCTACGAGCTGAGGACCTTCCGTGTATTTTACACTGATAAAGTTCTCGATGCCCAAGGTATCATTGACCTGACCGCCAAAGCGTTCAGCAACAAGACCTGTGCGAATCCCTTTGCGTGCCGCGTAGATAGCCGCACTAGCACCTGACGGGCCGCCGCCGACAACAAGCACGTCATACGGAGCCTTATTGTCGAACTCGGATGCATCAGGAGCACTGCCCAGCTTGGCAAGAATTTCTTCAACGGTCATACGGCCGCTTTCGAAAAATTCACCATTGAGGTAAACGCTCGGCACCGACATAATGTCCTTGCTTTCGACCTCTTCCTTGAAGACGGCACCGTCAATCATCGTATGCGTAACGCCAGGATTGAGGACGCTCATCAAGTTCAGTGCTTGCACCACATCAGGACAATTATGGCAGCTCAGGCTGATATAAGTTTCGAACTTATAGTCGCCGCGAATGCTTTTGATTAGGTCAATGACACTTTGCTCCACCTTTGGAGGTCTGCCGCTAACCTGCAGCAGAGCCAATACGAGGGAAGTAAACTCGTGTCCCAAAGGAGTTCCTGCAAAGGTAATGCCCGTATCTTCGCCCGGACGATTGACGCTGAAGCTCGGTGTTCGGGATAATTGCGTTCTCTCCACCGTTATCTTGGAAGACATGCCGGCAAGTTCATTGACCAAGGCCAGCATCTCTTCCGAAGCAGTGTCCTCGCCGGCGCTGACTTTGAGCACCACATCGCCTTCCAGGAGCTGGAGGTATTGTGCGAGTTGATTTTTAATTTCTTGGTCTAGTGTCATTTTTTCACACCTTAAATCTTGCCTACGAGATCGAGGCTTGGCTTAAGTGTTTGCCCGCCTTCTTGCCATTTGGCCGGGCATACTTCACCTGGATGGTTGCGAACATACTGTGCCGCCTTGATTTTGTTAACAAGGATGCTTGCATCGCGGCCGATGCCTCCTGCATTAATCTCGGCTGCTTGGATAATACCATCCGGATCGATGATGAACGTACCGCGGTCAGCAAGACCATCAGCCTCAATCAATACATCGAAATTGCGGGAGACGACATGGGAAGGATCGCCGATCATAATGTACTCAACCTTGCCAATCGCAGGAGAGCTTTCATGCCATGCTTTATGTGTAAAATGCGTGTCCGTGGATACGGAATATACTTCAACACCAAGTTGCTTCAAGGCTTCGTAGTGGTTCTGCAAATCTTCAAGCTCGGTAGGGCACACGAATGTAAAGTCCGCTGGGTAGAAGCAAACGACACTCCATTTCCCTTTGAAATTTTCTTCGGTAACCTCGATAAATTTGCCATTGTGAAATGCGGATGCTTTGAATGGAAGTACTTCTGTTCCGATAAGTGACATGGTCATATCTCCTTTACCTGTGTTTTAATAATTATCGAGCATATTCGGAACATGCACACAACATATTCCAAACACACTTTGTAATTATTATTATTAACTAATTAATTAAATTCGTCAAGCTATTTTATAATAATTATAAAAAGACTCTTGCTGTAATTTCACACAACTTTCATTATGCTGCGAACTGATCCAGAGTATTCACGCCTTGTCCAGATATTACCCACTAACTCCATCATGTAAACCCTCTGCTTCCCCATTCTAAAATTGTAGGCTTCACATAAATATTATAGAATCAAGTTATCTGGTTATTAATGGAGTGGCTGTAATGAACGTAGCGATATGTGATAACGATATAAATGTTGCAAATTTGATTGAGGATCTACTTTCAAACATATCCGGAATGGAATTTTCCAGCGATGTGTTTTATAGTAGCGCTGACTTGCTAAGATGCTTGCAAGCCGGGTCACATTATAATATCTATCTGCTAGACATTGAAATGCCTGGCCAAAATGGAATTGAAATTGCTTCGGTTATCCGGGAGCAGGATCGAAATGCAGTCATTATCTTTATCACAGACCATAAAGAGTATGTATATGAAGTTTTTGAAGTGTTGCCGTTTCGCTTTTTAAGAAAGCCTGTAACCGCGCCAAAGTTGTCCCGCATCTTGCTGGACGCTGCGGAACACATCCAGGTGTCGAAGCAGCAATTCTTTTTTCAGATCGGACATGACAAATACCAGCTTCGCTGCAGTGACATTCTTTATTTTGAAGGGGCAGGAAGAAAAGTAATTATCCATGCCAATCAGAATACCTATGAGTTTTACGGAAAAATCGCGGACATCCTGCCTCGACTGGATACATATTTGTTTTGCCGGATTCACGCCTCATTCCTGGTGAATATGGAGTACATCCGCTCCATTCAAAAAATGGCTATTCTTTTGCAAAACGAGACAAAATTGCCGATCAGCAAGCGCTATCTGAACGGGGTGAAACAGGCCCATCTGGCCTTCATAGAACGGAGATGCGGCAATCCATGACTTATTTTCAGACAACGACCGATGCGATCTCTTTTGGGCTTGAGGTCATTCTTAGCATGATCGAAATTCTCTTTATCCTGCGTCTCTTTAACAAAGTGTTCGGAGAGACTCGAATCAGTCACATCAAGCTGTATGCAGCAGCCGCTGTTGCGATGCTGACGATAACCTGCGGTTTGCGAGCGGTTCTGAATCCCGTCCGCCCTGCGGCGCTTCCACCCGTTACCGTACTATGCAGTATGTTCTTTGTACTATTCTATCCGCCGAATCGTCAAAAAAAGGTATTATATATCGGTATACTTTTAACGGTATCCAGCTTCTGGGTTCTATTATACGATCTCATCGTCACACCAATAGAAGATAAGAATATTTGGCTAACACTTATTCTATGTCACGTGGTATTTTATCTTTTATTGGAGCTTATCCGAAAAACAGACAAAGGGAAACAGTGGTCCATCCCTTTTCATCTTTGGCTTCTACTTATGGCCATTACCGTAGCAAGTACGGCCGCGCTAGTCGTAATGGAATATTATATTGACAAGAGGGACAACCCTTACTTGCTGACCGTGGAAATTCCATTTAGTCTCGTATTCTTGCTAATTAACCTTTCGCTGTTTGTGGTTTTTGACAAATTTTCTACCCTAATGCATACGGAGCGGGAAAACACCATGCTGGAACAGCAAGTGCAATTACAGCATAGGTATTACAAGGAACTGGAGGCCGCCCATCAGCAGGTCCGGGCACTGCATCATGATATGGGGAATTATATCAGAACAGCCGAGCAGCTGGCGGCGAAGCAGGACAGCAACAACGAACTCATTGGTTTTTTACACGCTGCATCCGGCCAGCTCAAAGAAATTGAAACCGTGATTTCAACCGGGAACCAATATCTGGATTCCATATTGAACATCAAAATCGCCGAAATGCTCCACGAGGGCGTAACCGTCGAGACGGATATTCATGTACCTTCCGGCTTAAAGCTGTCATTTGAACAAGCTGTGATTATCGTAGGGAATCTGATGGATAACGCCAGAGAGGCGTGCAGAAAATTGAGGGATGGGGAAAGGTGGGTGCGGTTACGCCTGTCCTACATCAACCATACGCTATTCATCCGCATAGAGAATTCAGCGACTCCCATTCAGATGTGGGATAACGGATTGCCTGTCTCTACGAAAAAAGAACCGCTTTTTCATGGATTAGGATTAAAGAACGTTAAAAAAGCGGTGGATGAACTTGGCACCATGGATGTGGAAAGCACGGCCCATTCTTTTCTGGTCCGAATTGCTTTGTATGACAGGTAACCCAATTTTGACAATAACCCCGTCGATTTTTTACAAGTGCATCATCTCAAAGGGAGCGAGTGCTACAATCCAAATGGTGTAGCACTCTTTTCTGTGCGAACAATTTTGTTGGTGATTGATTATACTTTGGCAAGAAAGGAACTGGTGAGAATGATGCGTAACAAGAAAAACGTGAAAAATGTACTCCTTATTGGCGGAATGGCGTCAGCATTGCTTTTGAGCGGTTGTTCATCAGCCATAACAACACACCATATTTTCAAAAGCCTGCACGGCCTTGAGGAATCCGTAAGGAACGATATAGATGAGTCCTTACGGGATGAAATCGCTGCAGTGATTGAAGAAGCAATGAAGAATGCCGTCTGGGATGAAATCGCAATAGAGATTGAGGATGATTTGCAAAATATAGAATGGGACGATGTCAAGGATAGTATGACAGAAAGAAAACAGAAAATAGAAGTTCGCTCCATGACGGACGACACCTTGCATACGATCACGGACAATAAGCAAATCTTCGAATTTACAAAAAATCTTCATATTGCGCGTTGGAAATACCTTAGTTCCATCCCGAAAGATGCGGAAGACTTGCTTGTATATGTAACTTGGGGGGAAAAGACGAAAACGGTGTTTGGCAAAAATACGAAGAAACTTTACGAAACGAGCCGAAACACTTTATACAAAAATAAGGATGGATACTATCTGGTGATAGAACCGGAACCTTCCCTTTCCCCCGTCCGCAAAGTCTACACTAAAGTGACCGCGAAGACAGCAGAATATCTGCTCTCTCTGGCAGGGGCAAAAAAGAA
Proteins encoded in this region:
- the ahpF gene encoding alkyl hydroperoxide reductase subunit F translates to MTLDQEIKNQLAQYLQLLEGDVVLKVSAGEDTASEEMLALVNELAGMSSKITVERTQLSRTPSFSVNRPGEDTGITFAGTPLGHEFTSLVLALLQVSGRPPKVEQSVIDLIKSIRGDYKFETYISLSCHNCPDVVQALNLMSVLNPGVTHTMIDGAVFKEEVESKDIMSVPSVYLNGEFFESGRMTVEEILAKLGSAPDASEFDNKAPYDVLVVGGGPSGASAAIYAARKGIRTGLVAERFGGQVNDTLGIENFISVKYTEGPQLVANIEQQVKEYDIDVMKLQRAKRLEKKDLIEIELENGAVLKSKTVIVSTGARWRNVGVPGEAEFKNKGVAYCPHCDGPLFTGKDVAVIGGGNSGIEAAIDLAGIVRHVTVLEFAPELKADAVLQDRLYSLPNVTVLKNVQTQEITGTDKVNGISYVERDTGATKHIELQGVFVQIGLVPNTDWLADTVERTRTGEIVVDSHGATNVPGVFAAGDCTNSPYKQIIISMGSGATAALGAFDYLIRN
- the ahpC gene encoding alkyl hydroperoxide reductase subunit C, which produces MSLIGTEVLPFKASAFHNGKFIEVTEENFKGKWSVVCFYPADFTFVCPTELEDLQNHYEALKQLGVEVYSVSTDTHFTHKAWHESSPAIGKVEYIMIGDPSHVVSRNFDVLIEADGLADRGTFIIDPDGIIQAAEINAGGIGRDASILVNKIKAAQYVRNHPGEVCPAKWQEGGQTLKPSLDLVGKI
- a CDS encoding LytR/AlgR family response regulator transcription factor, whose amino-acid sequence is MNVAICDNDINVANLIEDLLSNISGMEFSSDVFYSSADLLRCLQAGSHYNIYLLDIEMPGQNGIEIASVIREQDRNAVIIFITDHKEYVYEVFEVLPFRFLRKPVTAPKLSRILLDAAEHIQVSKQQFFFQIGHDKYQLRCSDILYFEGAGRKVIIHANQNTYEFYGKIADILPRLDTYLFCRIHASFLVNMEYIRSIQKMAILLQNETKLPISKRYLNGVKQAHLAFIERRCGNP
- a CDS encoding sensor histidine kinase, which gives rise to MTYFQTTTDAISFGLEVILSMIEILFILRLFNKVFGETRISHIKLYAAAAVAMLTITCGLRAVLNPVRPAALPPVTVLCSMFFVLFYPPNRQKKVLYIGILLTVSSFWVLLYDLIVTPIEDKNIWLTLILCHVVFYLLLELIRKTDKGKQWSIPFHLWLLLMAITVASTAALVVMEYYIDKRDNPYLLTVEIPFSLVFLLINLSLFVVFDKFSTLMHTERENTMLEQQVQLQHRYYKELEAAHQQVRALHHDMGNYIRTAEQLAAKQDSNNELIGFLHAASGQLKEIETVISTGNQYLDSILNIKIAEMLHEGVTVETDIHVPSGLKLSFEQAVIIVGNLMDNAREACRKLRDGERWVRLRLSYINHTLFIRIENSATPIQMWDNGLPVSTKKEPLFHGLGLKNVKKAVDELGTMDVESTAHSFLVRIALYDR